One Prevotella sp. E2-28 genomic window, TCAGATTATTCTCAATAAATAGAATGCTTACTATAATCCCAATAATAGCGTTATTTTAATTACCTCATTCAAAATAGTCGTCAATAACGACTCCTTCACCTCCACATTTGAAACACACACCATGTTCATAATAGTGATACTGTGGAAGATACCCACTTCCTCCACATCGACTGCACGCAGTCACATATCTACAAATTTGTCCTTTGTCAAATACAGATATTGGTGTTTGGTGTCTTTTTTGGTGACAATTTTCACATAAGGAAACAAGTACTTCATTTTTGTATTCCCATGGATCTAAACCATATACATAATATTTGTGATGTATATTTAAACCTTTAAATAAGTTCTTACTTCTCGCAAAAACTAAAGCTACAAGTGTATTTTCAATTTGTATTGTAATATGATGCGCATATTCATACTGTTCTATACAAACAATAATGCCAGGAGAAACTTCTGGAAAAACAAACTCAAAAATTTCCCCAACGCGATCTTCATTACCTCTTATAGTGATTCCCCAACCATAAGGTCGTTGAATAACTTTCGTAGGTTTTTTACCTTTTGAAAAAATTATGGGGAAGCTATCTATATCTGTAATATCTCTATGTTTCGGTTTAAGAAATCTTGCGGAAACAAAACTTTCAAATTCTAACTCTTCTTCACATTTTATTTCTATGTATTTAGGAAGCAATCTCAAGGTACCTTGTTGCAACAAGGATCTATAGAATTCAGAAAATGGCCTATTGTAAAATAAGTAGTCTGAAAGTATTTTGTCAACTTCTTCTATATTATCCAATATCATGAAATTGCCTCCATTGTGAAATCCTAAACATCCACAATCACAACATCTGAACTTATCGCGTTGTAGTATCTCATTACATTTGCGAGTCCACTCTTTCTGAGAAAGTAATTCTAAATATGTCATTCTATACAATTTACGACTTCTTACCAGTTAGGAGGTAACACAATATTCTCTAAATCATGTGCCTCTTTAAACAGCGGAGAGATTTCATCATCAGCAAATCCGGCGATGCCGCAGCCAATGCGAGTCACGAGGAAGGTCAGTTCGGGGTGCTCCTTGGCAAACTGGATAAACTCGTCCACATACGGACGAATGGTTTCTACCCCACCCTGCATCGTTGGGATGGCATAGCTCTGACCTTGCAGACCTACGCCCTGGCCCATGATGGCTCCAAACTTGCGGTAGGCGATATACGCCGCACCACCGCCGTGCATACCTTTGAGATTGCTGCCAAACACAAAAATTTCGTTTGGCTGCAGTTCCGTGATAAACTCTGGTGTAGTCCTTTTCTGTTCCATAACTTCCTCTCTGATAAAGTCCATATCCTCGCAAACCATCGATTCTGCCATGTCTGCCATAGAACCAGACATAGGCGGTGCAGGCATCGACATCCTGGCTTCGCCCATCGTAGTCTCTCTGCGCAGGATTGCCATTTCGTCCATCACCTCCGGCATATCCAGATCCATGTCGAAGTTCTTCCTGAAATACGGCACGATGATCTGCTCCTTCAGTTTCTTATACTTCTGCGAGATAGCTGACGGGGTCATCCCCATCTGCGCTGCAATCTCCTTCGACTTAAATCCCTGCAACAACAGCATGTCGATAATCAGCCGTTCCTGACGGTCTAGCGGAGCATGGTCACATACATCCTCTACCATCCGATTGAACTGCAATCGTAGGTCGCTGGTCACGTCGAATGACATCAGGTAGTCCTCGAACGTGATGCTGCCATACTCCTTGCGATACCATTTCAGTGCGTCGAGTACCACATAGCGGAACCCGTTGATGAGCCACGTCTTCAGACTCACATTCGGTGAATGATCCTCCAGCGGTTTCCAGTCGTGCTCCATCAGGTAGAGCGCATACTGGTGAGCCAGCGACATGAAGTCCAGGTTCTCCTTCTCGCGCAGCTGATACCGCTGGTCGAAGATGTTATAGCCCACCTGACAGTACCCGTAGAAATACTCACGGATAATGTCGGCATCACCCTCGCGGAAACCGCTCAGAATCTCTTCGTCTGACAGTCGCTGATAGTACATAACTCGATATTTTTGGCGAAATTACGAAAAATTTCTCATACTTGCTTAATTTTTCTGCAAATTCTTCTTCAAAGAGATAAAAGACGTCTTGAATTGAAGTATTCACCATTTAAAAAGTTACGATTATGAAAACGAACGAAGTTAAGACTAAGAGAGTTCACAACCTGATTATTGTCGATGAGAGCGGTTCTATGGAAGTTATCCGCAAGCAAGCCTTTGTTGGAATGAACGAAACCCTGCAGACCGTCCGCAAGATGCAGGAGAAGTTCCCCGACCAGGAGCAGTTCATCACCCTGCTCACCTTCGATACTGGCCACACCACCTGGCATTACGACAACCAGCCCGCTTCGCAGACTAAAGATTTGGACTGGAAAGCCTACTGTCCCGGTGGCGGCACACCTCTCTACGATGCCATCGGCAAGGGTATCTCCAAGACCAATGCCCAAATTGAGGACGGTGACCATGTGCTGGTGACTATCATCACCGACGGCGAGGAGAACAGCAGCGAGGAATGGACGCTGAAGATGATCCGCACGATGATTGAGAAGCTGAAGAAGCAGAACTGGACCTTCACACTCATCGGCACCGACAACCTCGATGTGGAAACCATGGCCCACTCCTTCGCTATCGACGAACACTTGGAGTTCCAACAGGACGATGCCGGCACCAAGGCCATGTTCGCCCGTGAGCGCCGCAGCCGCGAGCGCTATAACTGCTGCGTCGCCGAGGATGCCGCCATGCCTACGGGTTCGTTCTTCAGTGAAGAAGAAAGCTAAGAAGGAAGGAGCGACTAACCATCGCAGTTAGTCGCTTCTCAAAAAGCGTTCGCTATTATTCAGCGTCCGAGAAGCCTTGCAGGAAATCCAACGAACAAACGTTCACGAATAAGTAGCAATGCCCACGCGCTGTAGTAGAGTTTCACAACTCACTTTTTTTGTGTCTTTTCAAAAAGAGCGATAGCATCCTGCATGATGTCATAATGATCGAATGCCAAATGTGGCAAATCCGACAGTGGCCACCATTCAGCTTTGGCAGCATCATCTTGGCCAGTGACAGCAATAGGTTCATCGATGATGGCCAGATAAGCGACGGTTATTGTTCTCCCTCTTGGGTCACGGTCAACCTTGGAATATGCTCCAATCTGATGAACATCCGACAGTCGAAGTCCCGTCTCTTCCTCCAGCTCCCTGATAGCACACTGTTCCGTAGTTTCATCCATGTCCATGAAACCGCCGGGGAATGCCCATGCTCCCTTGAAAGGTGGATTCCTCCGCTAGATAAGCAGCACCTTGGGCTCTGCCTCCCTCGTTATTACGATACAGTCAGCCGTAATAGCCGGTCTTGGATATTTGTATGTATATGCCATAATCGATAAATTACAATTCCTTGAATGCCTCCAGCAACATCTTCATGCCATCCGTGGCTGTGGTTTTGAAGTGGGTGAAGCCCAAATGCGTGCATTGCTCCATCTCTCCTGGATCAATTACGAACTTTGGCACTTCATGGTGGGCATAGTTGATGAACCCTGCTGCCGGATAGACCTTCAGCGAAGTGCCAATGACCACGAAGATGTCGGCCTTGCTCACGATGTCAATGGCGACATTCATACTGTCAACATACTCGCCAAACATCACAATATAAGGCCGCAGTTGCGAGCCATCCTCTGCCTTATCCCCCACTCTAATTGGTGTTGTCAGCGGATATTCCTTCACGCATATCGTGCGGTTATCCATCGAGCAGACTTTGCTCAGTTCCCCATGCAGATGGATGACCCGCGTCGAGCCAGCCCGTTCATGCAAGTTATCCACATTCTGCGTGATAACCGTCACCTCATGCTCTTTCTCCAGCTCGGCTATCATGCGGTGAGCATCGTTCGGTTCCACCTCTGCCAGCTTTTTCCGCCTCCAATTATAGAAATCAAGGCACTTCTGCGTCTCATTATAGAGGGCATCCGTACTTGCCAGGTGAGCCCACTCCTCGTTAGTCCACATGCCATCCTTTCCACGGAATGTACTCAATCCGCTTTCGGCACTAACGCCCGCACCAGTCAGAAATACTATATGTTGTCGAGTCATATCAACTAGTTTATTCGATCATCTAACGTCCTTATCTCATTTCTTCATAATAATGATTGCTTCATCGAGATCTATCATGCAATTAGTGTCAGAATCATACCTGTAGCCATATCTCTTTCTTGGCTCTTTATGAAGATTAAGTATCCCATTCCAGAGCGCGTATGTCGGGGAGTCACTTCCTGGATCTAATGTGAGCAAATCTGATAAGATTCCATATTCATCCTCTATATAACCTACAGCAACCACCCAATGAGCGTAATTCTGTCCGACAAGACCCAAAATAACAGGTATGTTGTCATCAATCCAGTTTTTCGTGATTTCTGCTATATCATGGTTACCGGCTTTGCTGGCACATTGGACGGTTACACGACTACCGTAATTGTCCATGAGTATTCTTTGAATCTTATCGGAAGTTAGCCCTTCACGATATAAACCTTCTTCATTTAATGCCTTGATTAGTTTCCACTCAGAAGTTCTTTTATCTATAGGATTGTCAGAACAAATGTTTTCTGCTTCAAAAACTCCAAGAATATTTAATACCATTGCAACAGAATATGCGCCACAGGCACCATCTAAGTCACCTTGTTTATAATGAGCCTTTTGCCATGAACGACCTGATGGCTTCTTACACATGAGAACACCATCTCTCAGCTGAAGTCGATTGATAACTTTAAATTGCATCATATTATTTAGTTTATTCGTCATCTGTTGGAGGGTTTTACCTGTAATAATCTCTGAGAGTCATAGAGGAAAAGATAGTCTGGACAATACTCTCCTCTTGATTTGTTGTACCCATAGGCCATAGTGAGAGGAACGGCCATGTTAGGCTTTATACGTTTGAGCTGAACATACCCAAATTTGTCTGACCAGAGAATATCTCCATCAGGATATAATAGTTTGGCATCAGCAAGCAGAGCCACATTGTCATGAATATACTGCTGCATACTTGCCTTATTGAATCCGTCCAATTCTTGAATAGCCCTGTCTAACCGTTTGAAGACATTGGTAGGGGTGTTTTCGTCCACCTTCACACCAAAAGCCTTTTGTATTGTCAATAAGGATGCAACTTTATAATTTGATTCCCAATACCGGTAGTCTCTGTTACCCTCATTTATCCAGTCGCATATAGAGAATACGGCAAGACAAAGTTCAAAGGAGTACTGTTTATATGTCTCATTCTTTTTCTGGATAACACCATTCTCTTCTGCTAGCAGTGTGGATTTCATCAGATACAATGCAAACAGAGAGGTCAGGCGATAAAAGTATTCGGTAGCCGTTTTGCGATACAAAGCAGACCTCTTCAATTCAATCAGTGACCGTTCTTTGCTTTCACCACTCTCAATAATATATCTATAGCTGAACGTTCTATAAAGGAAGAATACGGCAGTCATGTATTTCTTCAGAGTTTCCATCATAGGAATTTCATTTTTGACTACCTTATCGGATAGGGCAATACTTTCAAGATGAGCGATGTATTTATCAAACATCTTGTTTATCCGCTGTTCAGTTTCCGAAGCGTTCTTTTGAGTTCTGACAGCAGTCTTCTGAGACTTGTTTTTCTCTCTACCTTCAGATTTCCGCACATCTTCCGTTTCTTCTTCGTCGATATCCTCATCCTCCTTCTCCTTTGAGCTTCGAGAGATATACGAAATCATACTGTCAAAGAGCATTGAGGATTGGGACGCCGTTTTTTCACCCTTACGCATACCTCTGTCACCCGTTATACCAGTGCCGTCATCTTTCAAGTAATCTGCCACAGAACTGAAGGTATAACCCTCTTTATCCTCTGTCATTTTATCAACAATGGTCTCAGCACTGCTCTTTGCTGATAGCTTAGTTTCTGCATCGTTCAGTATTTGCTCTATGAAACGTAGAACCTCGCCATTTATGAACTTTCCGGCTTCGATTTCTCTATATCTTTTCCGCTTATATTCAGATTCTGGAGAAGGGTTGTTTACTTC contains:
- a CDS encoding Sir2 family NAD-dependent protein deacetylase, yielding MTRQHIVFLTGAGVSAESGLSTFRGKDGMWTNEEWAHLASTDALYNETQKCLDFYNWRRKKLAEVEPNDAHRMIAELEKEHEVTVITQNVDNLHERAGSTRVIHLHGELSKVCSMDNRTICVKEYPLTTPIRVGDKAEDGSQLRPYIVMFGEYVDSMNVAIDIVSKADIFVVIGTSLKVYPAAGFINYAHHEVPKFVIDPGEMEQCTHLGFTHFKTTATDGMKMLLEAFKEL
- a CDS encoding C39 family peptidase, whose protein sequence is MTNKLNNMMQFKVINRLQLRDGVLMCKKPSGRSWQKAHYKQGDLDGACGAYSVAMVLNILGVFEAENICSDNPIDKRTSEWKLIKALNEEGLYREGLTSDKIQRILMDNYGSRVTVQCASKAGNHDIAEITKNWIDDNIPVILGLVGQNYAHWVVAVGYIEDEYGILSDLLTLDPGSDSPTYALWNGILNLHKEPRKRYGYRYDSDTNCMIDLDEAIIIMKK
- a CDS encoding vWA domain-containing protein, encoding MKTNEVKTKRVHNLIIVDESGSMEVIRKQAFVGMNETLQTVRKMQEKFPDQEQFITLLTFDTGHTTWHYDNQPASQTKDLDWKAYCPGGGTPLYDAIGKGISKTNAQIEDGDHVLVTIITDGEENSSEEWTLKMIRTMIEKLKKQNWTFTLIGTDNLDVETMAHSFAIDEHLEFQQDDAGTKAMFARERRSRERYNCCVAEDAAMPTGSFFSEEES